The genomic DNA AATACTAATAAAAACGCATGGCTACTCATTCCTTGCAGTTGCAGCGCGAGTGGAAGTAGAGAGAAGTGCGTTTTGTAATAGTGTTGAATAGAACATAGACATGAACTCATAAAAACACAAGCTCTTTGCTGTATTTTTGACAGTCTCTCTTTGGTCAtggttttaaaatgtattaaatctcACGGAGGCGAGTATCAAACTTTGTTGTGGCCAGGGTCGTGGAAGCTGGAGGTACGGTGATTTGAGCTGTCTGATTGGCCAGGGCTGTATAGCCACAGTTCTCGTCCGTCGGATAGGCTGAGTTCATCTTTTCAGACACAATAAATGGTTCACAATGGGAACACTTTGCTTCCCCTGTTCACAGGGCTTCCGAATCAAGAGCACCTACCAGCAACTTGGGAAAAAGGGTCGCAAGCCTTTGTGCCTTTTATCattggcttttctacagaaatgtttggtgatcgactaggaagGAGTGCCTTGAAGGTTGTCCAGTCAATCGGTGACCACTGCTGTAGttgatgtgtgagagagaagatACTATCTAAAGGGGGAACTTGGTtaattacagtacagtatgcttCTGTACACTATTAATGCTAGATCAGAATAGGATTGTAAACACAATGACTAATGACATGGAGGGTTGTGCTACAGTGTCTCTGCCTCTGTGACTGTTAGAACCCACTTATCTGGAGTGGAAATGGTTATGTTCATGGAAGCAGTTTTGATGTAGGCTACAGTACCTGTTCTCCAGTAAGTGATGAGGAGATAATGGTCTTAATCACTTTAGCCTCTGTCTTGGCCCTCTGTATTATACATTGTCATGTGTGTGTCCCTCCTCTGCtcccgtgcttttacacctgcattgtttgctgtttggggttttaggctgggtttctgtacagcactttgagatatcagctgatgtacgaagggctatataaataaatttgatttgatttgatttaggggGCGATGGTGGAGAAGAGGATCCTTGCACCAGGGTTCACAGTCACTTCATCGTGTTGCTGGCCTAGAATACTCTGTCTGGTTATGACCATCATGAATGGAGGTGACCTGAAGTAAACGCATGCACAAagcacatacccacacacactgcaggaacTATCCTATTTGTTGTTTCTTGTAATAGATCTGTAACATGTTTGTTCTCGTACTGCCCCAGATACCACATCTACCTGATAGATGAGAACAACCCAGGGATCATCCAGGGCATGGAGCACCTCCACCAGAAGAGCATCCTCTACAGAGACCTCAAACCTGAGAACGTCCTCCTGGATAATGAAGCTACACACTGATGcagttatatacacacacacacacacgttgacgTGATGCTTTGTGATGCGATGTTGTCCTTAGGTAATGTGCATTTCTCTGACCTGGGTCTGGTGGTTGAACTAAAAGTGGACCAGACAAAAAGCGAAGGCTATGCCGGAAATCCAGGTCAGTCTCACCTGCCCGATCTCATTATCTCACAATGGGTCTCACGTTTAGTGTCTCCAAGAAGCGCCACTCTGTCTCTTGTGACTGACCTTTGACCTCTGCCCCAAGGGTTTAATGGCTGCTGAAGGGGGAAAAGTATGACACCTCAGTAGACTATTTCACCCCGAGGGTCACGCTGTTTGAGTTCATGGCCGCCAAGAACCCGTTTAGGGAACCAGGGTAGAAGGTAACCCACTCTATCCTGCCTCCCTTTCATGTCTTAACTCTTCAAACTGATGAGTGTGAAGGTCTCCAATTCTGGTCATGTTGTAAAGCCACTGGAGTCTGAAGGCTTTTGTTCCATCTCAGCACTATCACACCTGTTTTATCATTCTTCATTCATAGACAATGATTATTTGAGCCAGGTGTGTTAGTGCAGGGCTGGAACAAAATCCTGTACACCCAGTAGCTCTCTTGGTCCAGAGTTGGTCTATgactttgatgtaatgtctttAACCTGCAGTCGTCTTCTGGTTAGGTAGGAAGGAAGAGCTGAAGGAGCGTATCATGACTGGGACGGTGGTCTACCCAGAGACATTCAGTGTGAACGGCAAGTCCATCTGCTCCGGGCTGCTGGAGAAACAGGTTGACCAGAGACTATGCTTCAAGAATGGCGCCTGTGACGAGATCAGGGCACACCCTATTGAAAACCTGTGTGGTGAGCTGAAGAGGAGAGTCCACAAGTGAGGACCAAGGATCTGAAGGATCTGAAGAGTTTCTGTATGGGGGAATGGTCTTAATTCTGTCTTATCTAACATTATAGGAGACTCAGAGCTGCTATCGTGGCAAAGGGAGGGTGCACAAAGTACTAAGTgcaggggtgccaataattgtgACAAATTCTTTCATAAAATAATTATTTCAtgacttttttaatttatttgAAAATGTTTAACTCAAAGGATAGATTCATATGATATTTTCAGTGTAAGATCAAGCTGATAAACAACAATGACAATTTTCACAGCCATTTTTGTTCATATTTACCTAGgatgcactgtatataaaaatGAGTGTTTAGCTTCTTATTAAACTAGTCTGTTTTCATGTTTAGTGGAAAAGTGTTTGACCATTGTTGTATATGGAGGTGATACTGTCTTGTAGATCTTTGACATTAACTTTATACAGTAACTTTCAATATACATGTATCTGTGGTGATGCCAATGCAGACTATGGAGCATGGAGAAAGGAACACATTTTTCACACTGTATTGCAAAGCAAATTTATTAACAAAACATTTGTCACTATCAAatatatgaagaaaaaaaaacacagtttTTTTGAAAAGTCACATGGAGTTTCTGCATGACACATTGTAAATATAATGTAGCTCACAGGAATGTCATTGAAACACAGAATCAGCTTTTGTTGTCTAATATGCTGATGAGGTGAATGTACCCATCCCGAGGATGACTTAGCACCACAGAATAGGCTCCAGGCAGTCCGTTCTCTGTAGTGAGCTAGTGAGCTCCTGTTTCATCCACGGTGGAGAACAACCTCCATCTCTTCTTTCTATTTCTCACCTCTTTTCCTTGAGTCTAGCTCCTATCCTCTCtggtctctccatccctctttctccttcattTCTCACTATCCCCTCCAcgtctatcctctctccctcctttcctccccctcacTCCCGTGCAGTGGCCTTATAGATCCTCACGTCCCCCTCCTTCAGCTCTGTCAGCAGCGTCGTACTAAAACAACTCTCAAAGCTCTTCTTGAACCTCAGGTCTGACTGAAACCTCACCTTATTGGCCCACAGGAGCGTGGTGCCACTTGCTGGTCTGCAGAAGTGGCGCATGGTCGCCAGCAGCTCCTCCAGGTAGTCGTGGTGATACACCACATCGGCTGCCAGAACATAGTCGTAGCGACAGGAAGTGCAGGGGAAGTCTCTCTCGAGGTCTTGACCCcaggtgagggccctcacctgGGGCGTGTAGCGGCAGCGGCTCTTGGAGTTACGAGAGAGGTTAAAGGTCAGGTTGGGAAGGATTTCGGGCAGGTCGGTGGCCGTTACCCAGGCTCCTGGAAAACAGGACACAAGGGaacaatcagtcaatcagtcaaatCAATCAGTCTATCAAACCATGTTACCAACTGACAGACTCACCCAGTAGACTGATCAGTGGCCACTATACAGTTAGGCAGACTGACtaagagactgaaggacagactCACCCAGTAGACTCGCCACAATAGACAGTAAGCCTGTGCCTGCCCCGATCTCCAGAACTGCTTTATCCAGGAGATTCACCTGCTGCCGGTTATTCGCCAGGAACTGACTTAGAGCTaccgcctacacacacacacacacaatcatcatcatcatcactacgaTCAACTATCGCACAATGATTGTCAGTAAATCCAGATCAGTCAATATGAATGACGTGCACTGTGTTTACATTTTTCCTTGTAAAAATGGGTTTCTAGCATCATATTCCACTGTCGGTGTGCATCTGTAGAACTCACCCCCGGCCAGATGAGGGCACCGTAGGAGTCCAGAGACTCTCGGATGCAGATTTCATGACCAGCGATGAAGAAGGACTCTTTTCCCAGGGTGTAGTAAACACTGGGCTCCCAGACGTTCAGTCTGTCCAACGCCTCCCTGGCCATCTGCTTACAGTCAGACACCACTGTAGAGAACAGGACCACAATACAACCAGGAATTCTACACCACACTGGATGGCCAATATTTTAATAATCACTATTACAGTACACAGGGTCACAAAATAAGACTGACAATTACACACAACCACAGATCGAACAATGAGACAGATGTTTCACAGGATGTATAAATCTGAAGCAAtttggtgatgagaggaagccatGTGGCTGGCAGTGGGAGAAGAAGTAGTCATCAGCAAAGTCTGTGCTAGTAGCAAAAGTGTGAGTCTTAGTTCGCATTTTCTTCTACACTAGATCACAGTCACCATTCCTTACTGTTAAGGTTAGGAAACCACTGCTTGCCTTCACCTGCTGTTCCATTTTCCATTgtctcttcttcttccctgttcTCACCAGGCTCTCCATCTGTCCTTTCTTTCTTGGGAACCTCCTGGTCAGACTGTTTGGCTGTAGAGTAGGTCTCCATCGCCACCTTGTGCTTGGACTGGGCAATGGTGAGTCCGCTGCTCCCCTATCTCCCCTGGGTCTGGTTGTCTGGGTTCTGGCCCAGAGAAATACTTATTTATAACCAACCGTCAGCAGCATGCCACTCACGCTCTGAAAGGGAATACATCACCGACCTCCCTCAGCTCCATGCTCTTACAGTTTATCTTCTCCACACATACAATCACCAGAATTCACATCAAAACATTGTTCACTAAGACGGTGTTTGTAAGTATCAGAATGGAGCATCATTAATACAAGTTAAGTTATAATGTAACAAGGCTTTTACAGACACGTTAATCTCCACATACTAATGTCCAGGAGGCTTGCAGATTCATAGACTCATGCTCCAGAGAAATTAATCAAGCTGAATGAAATTGAACAGAATGCGTGAGATAAGATGGGATGATGTACGATATGTAATACAGACCTGTGTGAGATGgtggtctctttctctgtctttgtgACTGACCTTCTGCATCCTGTGTTTATAGCTGGCCAGCATCCCTTTAAATATGTCCCCAAAACACGGAGCTATAATTACGGAAGGGAGGGAACGTCAGACTAAGCTAGTATGATAGAGTGACAGTCTGAGAGAACGGGAGACAGATATGCTGCCTAAAGCCAGACCCCCACTTTGACTAAAGCCCTCTCCACTGTTCACTGATCCCACTGACATGGAGCCAAGTGAAGTCACCATTTTCAGAGATGTTTATGTGTGTCTTCCACAGGAGGTtgatggcaccttaattggggaggacgtgcTCACGGTATTGGCcggagcagaatcagtggaatgggaTCAAATACATggattccaggtgtttgatgccattctatttgtgccgttccagccattattatgaaccgtcctcccctcagcagcctccactggtgtgtgcgTCCAGGTTAGTGTCGAACATAAGTGGAGGATAACTTTCTGCTTGTCTAAATGAAACAGCGGACTTGGCAACACAGTGCCCATACCAGGAAATGGCCAGGGCACTCTGGTTCAGAGGGCACAGCGGGAACTGGTGTCCGATATCAGAGGGTCACTCTTCATGTATATGTTGAGACTTCGTTGttcttacctgtgtgtgtgtgtgtgtgtgtgtgtgtgcgtgcgtgcgtgcgtgcgtgcgtgcgtgcgtgcgtgcgtgtggttaGCTGTAATGAAATAAAACTCAGCAGTATCTTGCAACCCCCTTTCGGAATGTTTTAGAGCCTCTGCATTGCAATACCCTCCTCCACTGAGTTTGGAAAGCATGGTTTGATCCCATATCGACCATCTGCAGCCCGTTGAAACCAGACTTATGAGAGTATGACAATAATATGAGATATGGAGCAAGGGCACACTTAAGGCATGCCTGTTGTGGTTACTGCCTATGGCTCAGATTACACTATACACTTTGTGGAAGTCTTATGAAGTTAGTGTACTGTGTGACATTAGTTTGTGGGGTCAAGTATCACTGACCCGGACttgaccccctctcctccctgtcagcACTGACCAGGGAATGATttggctctcctctcctgtttctctcacCACAAttgactcactctctctgtctctgtcattcATCTCCCCGGcctgtattctctctcttccaccatccctctctctcgcctgcACGGATAACGACACACAGACTAGAGCCAGCTGACACTAACAGATGAGAGGATTTCTGAGTGTGTAAATCTATAAGCCATGCTCGTTGTCATGTAAATGATATTGCTCAATATCAAAACACTCATACCAGTCTAAGCACAGGATCACTCAAATAGTTTGATTTATGTTAGACAATAAGAGGGTTGTTTGATTGGTGATTATGtacaggagaacagaacagcctGTTTCAATGGCTTGCCTCTTTTATGAGCAGATTCCTCCAAAAATGGATCAGAGGATTCTGATTTCCTGTCACTCCGCTGGATAATAGCTGATCTGGAGAGGCTTGGAATACCATGTGAGTTAATATCATTCCCAGTTGTATCCAAGAGAGACAGGTGAGTAGAATAGATCATGGAACTGTACTATGTGGGAGATGTAGTTGTAATTTTTATGATCAGGCTTGTTTGACTTACAGTAAACAGTTGGTTTGGGGTCAGTGAGACTATGGCAATGGATGTCTGGTGAACAGTTGAGAGGCTAGAGTATGCCAAATATGGATGGGCCTATAGCTCATGTAGTTTATGATGGAGCGTTGATGGAGTGGAGTCTAatccagcctgtgtgtgtgttagtcaggCAGGCTGCAGGCTTATTCATTCTCATAGCCTCTGGAGAAACAGGTGTGTCTGGGCTTAAAGAGTGCACACACGTCCACAGTAGCAACAGTTGCAGAAGAAGTTTCATTTGAATGGAATACAAAAATACTGGTTTAATACAGAGGGACTGTTTCCCAGGCACAGATTAAGCCTACCCATAggagaaaaaataaatacatataaatatatttaacgtcacataaaatgtatttaatttccccgccttatcaatctacacacaataccccataatgacaaagcaataacaaGCTATTCTAATTTTTTGGaaatttatatataaaaaaaatgaaaaatcactcttacatacagttgaagtcggaagtttacatacaccttagccaaataaatttaaactcagttttccacaattcctgacatttaatcctagtaaaaatgccatgtcttaggtcagttagaatcaccactttatttgaagaatgtgaaatgtcagaataatagtagagagaatgatttatttcagcttttatttctttcatcacattcccagtgggtcagaagttaacatacactcaattagtatttggtagaattgcctttaaattgtttaacttgggtcaaatgtttcagataGCCTTcatcaagcttcccacaataatttgggtgaattttgtcctattcctcctgacagagctggtgtaactgagtcaggtttgtaggcctccttgtttgcactcgctttttcagttctgcccacaaattgtctataggcttgaggtcagggctttgtgatggccactccaatacattgactttgttgtccttaagccattttgccacaactttggaagtatgcttggggtcattgtccatttggaagacccatttacaaccaagctttaactcccttcttgatgtcttgagatgttgcctcaatatatccacatcatttcctctcctcatgacgccatctattttgtgtagtgcaccagtccctcccttagcaaagcaccccaacaacatgatgctgccacccccgtgcttcacagttgggatggtgttcttcggcttgcaagcatccccctttctcctccaaacataacgatggtcattatggccaaacagttctatttttgtttcatcagaccagaggacatttctcaaaaaagtacgatctttgtccccatgtgcagttgcaaaccgtagtctggctttttaatggcggttttggagcagtggcttcttccttgctgagctgcctttcaggttatgtcaatataggactcgttttactgtggatataaatacttttgtacctgtttcctccagcatcttcacaagatcctttgctgttgttctggaattgatttgcacttttcgcaccaaagtactttcatctctaggagacagaacgcgtctccttcctgagcggtatgatgtctGCGTGGtcctcatggtgtttatacttgcgtactattgtttgtactattgactgaccttcatgtcttaaagtaatgatggactgtttttACCATAAtaaggacttggtcttttaccaaatagggctatcttctgtataccatcacTACGCAAGGAAAGAAGTCCCGCtatttaacttttaacaaggcacacctgttaattgaaatatattccaggtgactacctcatgaagctggctgagagaatgccaacattgtgtaaagctgttatcaaggcaaaaggtggctacttgtataatctcaaatataaaatatactttgatttgtttaacacttttttggttactacatgattccatatgtgttatttcatagtttttaagtcttcactattattctacaaggtagaaaatagtaaaaaataaaggaaaaccctgtaatgagtaggtgtgtccaaacatttgactggtactttatatactgaacaaaaatataaatgcaacataaagtaaagtgttggtcacatgtttcatgagctgaaataaaaactcccagaaatgttccatatgcacaaaaagcttccTTCTcttaaattttgtgcacaaatttgtttacatccctgttagtgagcatttctcctttgcaaagataatccaatgccacagatgtctcaagttttgtggGATCAtgcaatttgcatgctgactgcagaaatgccCACCAGGGCTGTTTCCAGATAATTGAATGATAATTTCTCTTCCATAAGCTGcatccaatgttgttttagagaatttggcagtacatccaactggcctcataacctcagaccatgtgtaaccacgccagaccaggacctccacatccggcatcTTCACTTGCTAGATCGTCTGAgaacagccacccggacagctgatgaaactgagaagtctttctgtctgtagtaaagcccttttgtggggaaaaacgtattctgattggctgcacccatggctgcacccctgcacagtcatgtaaaatccatatattaggatctaatgaatttatttaaattgactgattgatttccttatgtgaactgtaactctgtaaaatgtTTAACTTGTTGCATGTCGTGTTTATATTTTCGTTTGGTATACATTTTAAATACATTCTGTAATATGTTTTTGAAGGTATTAAAcatgtattaaatatatatttctgaAATGCATTATTTGGACAATTTTAAATATTTCACATGCATCCTAGAAAATGTATCAAGAGGAACCCTCTCTTTGATGGAATGCACATATTACAGTACGGCTTCATGTTTCTATCAAACTTCCGTGGGTCAAAATTGCTCTTGATTGTAAAATTGTTTATGTCTGCAAAATACAGCATTACAGTCATCAAGTGGTGAAAGGGTTCAACAGTATAACATTCTTCAGAGGAACACTGTTGAGTGACTGTGACTAACCTGTCCTGAATGTGTTTAATCTCCAGATATGATTGAATAAGGTTGCCATTTTCATGTAATGCGATGCAAAGCTGGTCTAGATTTCAACGCCAGTAATAGATTGGAGTTGTATTGTGAGGGCTGATCTCCTAAACCCTGCCAAAGGCTGGGTTCCCGGTACATGAACAATGACCTTGTTTCTGATCATCACCCAAACAGGCCTCAATTGTCTCACAGTGAAAGGTTGCCTTTCTCAACCACTGGCTGgaattagacagagagagaaagagggatggagggggaaagagagcatGGGTGCCCATTTCAGTTTGTGTTTGTACGTGAGAGAATTTGTATTATGAGTTTGCATGTGATATTTCTGTGTGCGTGGTAATTAGTGATTCAAATGATTAGACAGGATTGATTGTCACCTGAGAGCTGCTAATGCTGCCTCTTTCTCAGAAGCTCATGAACAGCATCTGTAGTCCAATGGAAAATTAGTCACACTCATACACAACTATGTAGGAGTCCCAGCAggctttattgtgtgtgtgtgtgtgtgtgtgtgtgtgtgtgtgtgtgtgtgtgtgtgtgtgtgtgtgtgtgtgtgtgtgtgtgtgtgtctgatggagATCTGTGGATGGgcgtacagtagttcagtctatTCTCTCAACTTCTCAAAAACACTGGTACATattcacacacagatacactattTAGCTTCCCAGTGGACAATGAAACGGAGTTAAAATACTAGAGCTGGATGTGTGCAGCCTTGGTCACGATGGGAGACTGTTGGCCTGGGAACTAACACTCGCTTGGACAGAGTGGCTCTTCCCTGATCCAACAGACGACATGCAGGAAACAATGGAATGTTTGGAATCGTGAGTCTGATGAAGAGAAAGCTGTATATGGGCCGTGTAGTGTATGGGTCTAATATGGGCCGTGTAGTGTATGGGTCTAATATGGGCTGAATGTGAGTCATATATGGGTCTAATATGGGTTGTATACACTgagggtacaaaacattaggaacagctcCCTAATATTGAGTTTTACCTCCTTTTCCTCTTAGAACAGtttcaattcattggggcatggactcaaaaaggtgtcaagtgttccacagggttgctggcttatgttgactccaatgcttcccacagttgtgtcaggttggctggccatcctttgggtggtggaccattcttgatacacatgggaaactgttcgagtgtgaaaaacccagaagcattgcagttcttgacacactcaaactggtgtgcctggtaccaactatcataccccgttcaaagccatttacatcttttgtcttgcccatcccttca from Oncorhynchus keta strain PuntledgeMale-10-30-2019 chromosome 7, Oket_V2, whole genome shotgun sequence includes the following:
- the LOC118386140 gene encoding protein-lysine methyltransferase METTL21C-like isoform X1, with product METYSTAKQSDQEVPKKERTDGEPGENREEEETMENGTAGEGKQWFPNLNMVSDCKQMAREALDRLNVWEPSVYYTLGKESFFIAGHEICIRESLDSYGALIWPGAVALSQFLANNRQQVNLLDKAVLEIGAGTGLLSIVASLLGAWVTATDLPEILPNLTFNLSRNSKSRCRYTPQVRALTWGQDLERDFPCTSCRYDYVLAADVVYHHDYLEELLATMRHFCRPASGTTLLWANKVRFQSDLRFKKSFESCFSTTLLTELKEGDVRIYKATARE
- the LOC118386140 gene encoding protein-lysine methyltransferase METTL21C-like isoform X2; this encodes METYSTAKQSDQEVPKKERTDGEPGENREEEETMENGTAVVSDCKQMAREALDRLNVWEPSVYYTLGKESFFIAGHEICIRESLDSYGALIWPGAVALSQFLANNRQQVNLLDKAVLEIGAGTGLLSIVASLLGAWVTATDLPEILPNLTFNLSRNSKSRCRYTPQVRALTWGQDLERDFPCTSCRYDYVLAADVVYHHDYLEELLATMRHFCRPASGTTLLWANKVRFQSDLRFKKSFESCFSTTLLTELKEGDVRIYKATARE